The Miscanthus floridulus cultivar M001 chromosome 17, ASM1932011v1, whole genome shotgun sequence genome has a window encoding:
- the LOC136514837 gene encoding agamous-like MADS-box protein AGL29, producing MAPPRRPSMGRQKIEIRRIESDEARQVCFSKRRAGLFKKASELSILCGADVAAVVFSPAGKAFSFGHPSVESVVERFLSSSSSPSPAGAGAGAGHSSAGGGEDRAVSELNRQHGELREQLDAEKTRQELADEAIRKEREARSPAMAWIDADLGAMGHNDLVAFWAALAGVQAGVAASADQLLRDALLVGRRGRHQQPAQLAGDGVAFGVGAFGIGMQVQPPPGFAGVGLQGFGGQAAAILGAAGPS from the coding sequence ATGGCGCCTCCACGCCGGCCGAGCATGGGGCGGCAGAAGATCGAGATCCGGCGCATAGAGAGCGACGAGGCTCGGCAGGTGTGCTTCTCCAAGCGCCGCGCGGGGCTGTTCAAGAAGGCCAGCGAGCTCTCCATCCTCTGCGGCGCCGACGTGGCCGCCGTCGTCTTCTCCCCCGCCGGCAAGGCCTTCTCCTTCGGCCACCCATCGGTGGAGTCCGTCGTCGAgcgcttcctctcctcctcctcctccccctcgcctgcaggtgccggtgccggtgccggccaCTCCtctgccggcggcggcgaggaccgCGCGGTGTCGGAGCTGAACCGCCAGCACGGCGAGCTGCGGGAGCAGCTGGACGCGGAGAAGACGAGGCAGGAGCTCGCGGACGAGGCGATCCGGAAGGAGCGCGAGGCGAGGAGCCCCGCCATGGCGTGGATCGACGCGGACCTGGGAGCCATGGGCCACAACGACCTGGTCGCGTTCTGGGCCGCGCTGGCCGGCGTGCAGGCAGGCGTGGCGGCCAGCGCCGACCAGCTGCTGCGTGACGCGCTGCTCGTCGGGCGCAGGGGCCGGCACCAGCAGCCCGCCCAGCTTGCCGGTGATGGTGTGGCCTTTGGCGTCGGCGCGTTTGGCATTGGCATGCAGGTGCAGCCGCCTCCAGGATTCGCCGGCGTCGGCCTGCAGGGGTTCGGAGGACAGGCTGCTGCCATCCTCGGCGCCGCCGGTCCCTCATGA
- the LOC136516085 gene encoding uncharacterized mitochondrial protein AtMg00810-like, which yields MAARFRMSDLGALSYYLGIEVRQGKEALTLSQSAYALKLLERSAMAECKLIVDGLRYLVHTRPDIASAMGYVSRFMEDPQEDHWAAVKRLLRYVKGTVDQGIVFPETDKSGLQLTVFNDADMTGDIDGR from the exons atggcagctcgttttcgaatgagcgatctcggcgcgctctcctactacctcggcattgaggtgAGACAAGGGAAGGAGGCACTCACACtcagtcagagcgcgtatgccttgaagctgttggagcggagcgccatggctgagtgcaagct catcgtcgacggtctgcgctacctagtccacacgaggccggacattgcgtccGCCATGGGCTatgtcagccgcttcatggaggatccccaagaggatcactgggctgcggtgaagcggctgttgcgctatgtcaaggggacggtggatcaggggatcgttTTCCCCGAGACCGACAAAAGCGggttgcagctcactgtgttcaatgATGCAGACAtgacgggggacatcgacggacggtgA
- the LOC136514967 gene encoding uncharacterized protein isoform X3 yields MKYVLVTGGVVSGLGKGVTASSIGVLLKSCGFRVTSIKIDPYLNTDAGTMSPFEHGEVFVLDDGGESVIDKERRGDYLGKTVQVVPHITDEIQEWIERVAMNPVDGTEGSADVCVIELGGTIGDKIFLPHNDSGILDAGDIESMPFIEALGQFSYHVGPGNFCLVHVSLVPVLNVVGEQKTKPTQHSVRGLRGLGLMPDILACRSTQPLEEHVKVKLAQFCHVPIPNIIDLHDVTNIWHIPLLLRDQKAHEAILKVLDLQCVGKVAREPQLSEWTERASRCDRLKTPVRIAMVGKYTGLSDSYLSVIKALLHASVALDRKLVVDWVPSCDLEDSTAEETPDAYEKAWESLKGANGVLVPGGFGDRGVQGKILAAKYAREKNIPYLGICLGMQIAVIEFARSIMKLHGANSTEFDPTTKTPCVIFMPEGSKTHMGATMRLGSRRTFFQVTNCKSAILYGNVSYVDERHRHRYEVNPDMVPEFEKAGLSFVGRDESGKRMEIIELPTHRFFVGVQFHPEFKSRPGKPSPLFLGLIAASSGQLDQGGIISKTGRCISNTGGAPKLKAYQNGHLMKPLKGLVNGHYSTTGNGAIPI; encoded by the exons ATGAAGTACGTGCTGGTGACCGGCGGAGTGGTGAGCGGGCTCGGGAAGGGCGTGACGGCCAGCAGCATCGGCGTCCTGCTTAAGTCCTGCGGCTTCCGCGTCACCTCCATCAAGATCG ATCCATACCTCAACACCGATGCCGGAACCATGTCTCCGTTCGAGCACGGCGAAGTGTTTGTTTTGGACGACGGTGGTGAG TCTGTTATTGACAAGGAACGTAGAGGAGATTACCTAGGAAAAACTGTTCAG GTTGTGCCGCACATCACAGATGAAATACAAGAGTGGATCGAACGTGTGGCAATGAATCCAGTTGATGGCACAGAAGGTTCAGCTGATGTTTGTGTAATAGAACTCGGTGGCACTATAG GAGACAAAATATTTTTGCCGCATAACGACAGTGGCATTCTTGATGCAGGGGACATTGAATCAATGCCTTTCATTGAAGCATTAGGTCAATTTTCATACCATGTAG GGCCTGGAAACTTCTGCTTGGTGCATGTCAGTCTTGTACCAGTTCTAAATGTAGTTGGTGAGCAG AAAACAAAGCCCACCCAACATAGTGTTCGCGGACTTAGAGGACTTGGACTCATGCCTGATATTTTGGCATGTCGTAGTACACAG CCACTTGAAGAACATGTGAAAGTGAAGCTCGCACAATTTTGTCATGTTCCG ATACCAAATATCATTGATCTCCATGATGTCACGAACATTTGGCACATCCCTTTGTTGCTCAGA GATCAGAAGGCCCATGAAGCTATTTTGAAAGTGTTAGACCTTCAGTG TGTGGGTAAAGTTGCTCGAGAACCCCAATTGTCTGAATGGACTGAAAGAGCCAGCAGATGTGACAGATTGAAAACTCCG GTTAGGATTGCTATGGTTGGAAAGTATACTGGCTTGTCAGATTCCTACCTATCTGTTATCAAG GCTCTTTTGCATGCGTCGGTTGCTTTGGACAGGAAACTTGTGGTGGACTGGGTTCCTTCCTGTGATCTTGAAGATTCTACAGCAGAAGAG ACTCCTGATGCCTATGAAAAAGCATGGGAGTCGCTAAAG ggtgcaaatggtgtgttGGTGCCAGGAGGTTTTGGAGACAGAGGAGTCCAAGGGAAAATTCTTGCTGCAAAATACGCGCGAGAAAAAAACATTCCATATCTTGGCATTTGCTTGGGCATGCAAATTGCAGTGATTGAGTTTGCACGTTCTATCATGAAGTTGCATGGTGCTAACAGCACAGAGTTTGATCCAACCACAAAAACACCATGTGTTATTTTCATGCCAGAG GGATCCAAAACCCATATGGGGGCAACAATGCGCCTTGGATCAAGGAGGACCTTTTTCCAGGTCACTAACTGCAAATCTGCTATACT GTATGGCAATGTTAGCTACGTTGATGAAAGGCACCGCCACAGATACGAGGTGAATCCTGATATGGTCCCAGAATTTGAGAAGGCAGGGCTTTCTTTCGTTGGCAGGGATGAAAGCGGTAAACGCATGGAG ATTATCGAACTACCAACTCATAGGTTTTTCGTCGGTGTACAATTTCACCCTGAATTCAAGTCAAGGCCTGGCAAGCCATCTCCGCTTTTCTTAG GATTGATAGCAGCGTCATCAGGTCAGCTTGATCAAGGTGGCATTATCAGTAAGACAGGCAGATGCATCAGCAATACCGGAGGAGCACCGAAGCTAAAAGCTTACCAGAATGGGCACCTCATGAAGCCACTGAAGGGCCTGGTGAATGGGCACTATTCAACAACCGGCAATGGCGCCATTCCCATCTAG
- the LOC136514967 gene encoding uncharacterized protein isoform X1 — translation MKYVLVTGGVVSGLGKGVTASSIGVLLKSCGFRVTSIKIDPYLNTDAGTMSPFEHGEVFVLDDGGEADLDLGNYERFLDIKLTRDNNITTGKIYQSVIDKERRGDYLGKTVQVVPHITDEIQEWIERVAMNPVDGTEGSADVCVIELGGTIGDKIFLPHNDSGILDAGDIESMPFIEALGQFSYHVGPGNFCLVHVSLVPVLNVVGEQKTKPTQHSVRGLRGLGLMPDILACRSTQPLEEHVKVKLAQFCHVPIPNIIDLHDVTNIWHIPLLLRDQKAHEAILKVLDLQCVGKVAREPQLSEWTERASRCDRLKTPVRIAMVGKYTGLSDSYLSVIKALLHASVALDRKLVVDWVPSCDLEDSTAEETPDAYEKAWESLKGANGVLVPGGFGDRGVQGKILAAKYAREKNIPYLGICLGMQIAVIEFARSIMKLHGANSTEFDPTTKTPCVIFMPEGSKTHMGATMRLGSRRTFFQVTNCKSAILYGNVSYVDERHRHRYEVNPDMVPEFEKAGLSFVGRDESGKRMEIIELPTHRFFVGVQFHPEFKSRPGKPSPLFLGLIAASSGQLDQGGIISKTGRCISNTGGAPKLKAYQNGHLMKPLKGLVNGHYSTTGNGAIPI, via the exons ATGAAGTACGTGCTGGTGACCGGCGGAGTGGTGAGCGGGCTCGGGAAGGGCGTGACGGCCAGCAGCATCGGCGTCCTGCTTAAGTCCTGCGGCTTCCGCGTCACCTCCATCAAGATCG ATCCATACCTCAACACCGATGCCGGAACCATGTCTCCGTTCGAGCACGGCGAAGTGTTTGTTTTGGACGACGGTGGTGAG GCGGACTTGGACCTTGGAAACTACGAACGATTTCTAGACATCAAGTTGACTCGTGACAACAACATAACCACGGGGAAGATCTACCAG TCTGTTATTGACAAGGAACGTAGAGGAGATTACCTAGGAAAAACTGTTCAG GTTGTGCCGCACATCACAGATGAAATACAAGAGTGGATCGAACGTGTGGCAATGAATCCAGTTGATGGCACAGAAGGTTCAGCTGATGTTTGTGTAATAGAACTCGGTGGCACTATAG GAGACAAAATATTTTTGCCGCATAACGACAGTGGCATTCTTGATGCAGGGGACATTGAATCAATGCCTTTCATTGAAGCATTAGGTCAATTTTCATACCATGTAG GGCCTGGAAACTTCTGCTTGGTGCATGTCAGTCTTGTACCAGTTCTAAATGTAGTTGGTGAGCAG AAAACAAAGCCCACCCAACATAGTGTTCGCGGACTTAGAGGACTTGGACTCATGCCTGATATTTTGGCATGTCGTAGTACACAG CCACTTGAAGAACATGTGAAAGTGAAGCTCGCACAATTTTGTCATGTTCCG ATACCAAATATCATTGATCTCCATGATGTCACGAACATTTGGCACATCCCTTTGTTGCTCAGA GATCAGAAGGCCCATGAAGCTATTTTGAAAGTGTTAGACCTTCAGTG TGTGGGTAAAGTTGCTCGAGAACCCCAATTGTCTGAATGGACTGAAAGAGCCAGCAGATGTGACAGATTGAAAACTCCG GTTAGGATTGCTATGGTTGGAAAGTATACTGGCTTGTCAGATTCCTACCTATCTGTTATCAAG GCTCTTTTGCATGCGTCGGTTGCTTTGGACAGGAAACTTGTGGTGGACTGGGTTCCTTCCTGTGATCTTGAAGATTCTACAGCAGAAGAG ACTCCTGATGCCTATGAAAAAGCATGGGAGTCGCTAAAG ggtgcaaatggtgtgttGGTGCCAGGAGGTTTTGGAGACAGAGGAGTCCAAGGGAAAATTCTTGCTGCAAAATACGCGCGAGAAAAAAACATTCCATATCTTGGCATTTGCTTGGGCATGCAAATTGCAGTGATTGAGTTTGCACGTTCTATCATGAAGTTGCATGGTGCTAACAGCACAGAGTTTGATCCAACCACAAAAACACCATGTGTTATTTTCATGCCAGAG GGATCCAAAACCCATATGGGGGCAACAATGCGCCTTGGATCAAGGAGGACCTTTTTCCAGGTCACTAACTGCAAATCTGCTATACT GTATGGCAATGTTAGCTACGTTGATGAAAGGCACCGCCACAGATACGAGGTGAATCCTGATATGGTCCCAGAATTTGAGAAGGCAGGGCTTTCTTTCGTTGGCAGGGATGAAAGCGGTAAACGCATGGAG ATTATCGAACTACCAACTCATAGGTTTTTCGTCGGTGTACAATTTCACCCTGAATTCAAGTCAAGGCCTGGCAAGCCATCTCCGCTTTTCTTAG GATTGATAGCAGCGTCATCAGGTCAGCTTGATCAAGGTGGCATTATCAGTAAGACAGGCAGATGCATCAGCAATACCGGAGGAGCACCGAAGCTAAAAGCTTACCAGAATGGGCACCTCATGAAGCCACTGAAGGGCCTGGTGAATGGGCACTATTCAACAACCGGCAATGGCGCCATTCCCATCTAG
- the LOC136514967 gene encoding uncharacterized protein isoform X2 → MKYVLVTGGVVSGLGKGVTASSIGVLLKSCGFRVTSIKIDPYLNTDAGTMSPFEHGEVFVLDDGGEADLDLGNYERFLDIKLTRDNNITTGKIYQSVIDKERRGDYLGKTVQVVPHITDEIQEWIERVAMNPVDGTEGSADVCVIELGGTIGDIESMPFIEALGQFSYHVGPGNFCLVHVSLVPVLNVVGEQKTKPTQHSVRGLRGLGLMPDILACRSTQPLEEHVKVKLAQFCHVPIPNIIDLHDVTNIWHIPLLLRDQKAHEAILKVLDLQCVGKVAREPQLSEWTERASRCDRLKTPVRIAMVGKYTGLSDSYLSVIKALLHASVALDRKLVVDWVPSCDLEDSTAEETPDAYEKAWESLKGANGVLVPGGFGDRGVQGKILAAKYAREKNIPYLGICLGMQIAVIEFARSIMKLHGANSTEFDPTTKTPCVIFMPEGSKTHMGATMRLGSRRTFFQVTNCKSAILYGNVSYVDERHRHRYEVNPDMVPEFEKAGLSFVGRDESGKRMEIIELPTHRFFVGVQFHPEFKSRPGKPSPLFLGLIAASSGQLDQGGIISKTGRCISNTGGAPKLKAYQNGHLMKPLKGLVNGHYSTTGNGAIPI, encoded by the exons ATGAAGTACGTGCTGGTGACCGGCGGAGTGGTGAGCGGGCTCGGGAAGGGCGTGACGGCCAGCAGCATCGGCGTCCTGCTTAAGTCCTGCGGCTTCCGCGTCACCTCCATCAAGATCG ATCCATACCTCAACACCGATGCCGGAACCATGTCTCCGTTCGAGCACGGCGAAGTGTTTGTTTTGGACGACGGTGGTGAG GCGGACTTGGACCTTGGAAACTACGAACGATTTCTAGACATCAAGTTGACTCGTGACAACAACATAACCACGGGGAAGATCTACCAG TCTGTTATTGACAAGGAACGTAGAGGAGATTACCTAGGAAAAACTGTTCAG GTTGTGCCGCACATCACAGATGAAATACAAGAGTGGATCGAACGTGTGGCAATGAATCCAGTTGATGGCACAGAAGGTTCAGCTGATGTTTGTGTAATAGAACTCGGTGGCACTATAG GGGACATTGAATCAATGCCTTTCATTGAAGCATTAGGTCAATTTTCATACCATGTAG GGCCTGGAAACTTCTGCTTGGTGCATGTCAGTCTTGTACCAGTTCTAAATGTAGTTGGTGAGCAG AAAACAAAGCCCACCCAACATAGTGTTCGCGGACTTAGAGGACTTGGACTCATGCCTGATATTTTGGCATGTCGTAGTACACAG CCACTTGAAGAACATGTGAAAGTGAAGCTCGCACAATTTTGTCATGTTCCG ATACCAAATATCATTGATCTCCATGATGTCACGAACATTTGGCACATCCCTTTGTTGCTCAGA GATCAGAAGGCCCATGAAGCTATTTTGAAAGTGTTAGACCTTCAGTG TGTGGGTAAAGTTGCTCGAGAACCCCAATTGTCTGAATGGACTGAAAGAGCCAGCAGATGTGACAGATTGAAAACTCCG GTTAGGATTGCTATGGTTGGAAAGTATACTGGCTTGTCAGATTCCTACCTATCTGTTATCAAG GCTCTTTTGCATGCGTCGGTTGCTTTGGACAGGAAACTTGTGGTGGACTGGGTTCCTTCCTGTGATCTTGAAGATTCTACAGCAGAAGAG ACTCCTGATGCCTATGAAAAAGCATGGGAGTCGCTAAAG ggtgcaaatggtgtgttGGTGCCAGGAGGTTTTGGAGACAGAGGAGTCCAAGGGAAAATTCTTGCTGCAAAATACGCGCGAGAAAAAAACATTCCATATCTTGGCATTTGCTTGGGCATGCAAATTGCAGTGATTGAGTTTGCACGTTCTATCATGAAGTTGCATGGTGCTAACAGCACAGAGTTTGATCCAACCACAAAAACACCATGTGTTATTTTCATGCCAGAG GGATCCAAAACCCATATGGGGGCAACAATGCGCCTTGGATCAAGGAGGACCTTTTTCCAGGTCACTAACTGCAAATCTGCTATACT GTATGGCAATGTTAGCTACGTTGATGAAAGGCACCGCCACAGATACGAGGTGAATCCTGATATGGTCCCAGAATTTGAGAAGGCAGGGCTTTCTTTCGTTGGCAGGGATGAAAGCGGTAAACGCATGGAG ATTATCGAACTACCAACTCATAGGTTTTTCGTCGGTGTACAATTTCACCCTGAATTCAAGTCAAGGCCTGGCAAGCCATCTCCGCTTTTCTTAG GATTGATAGCAGCGTCATCAGGTCAGCTTGATCAAGGTGGCATTATCAGTAAGACAGGCAGATGCATCAGCAATACCGGAGGAGCACCGAAGCTAAAAGCTTACCAGAATGGGCACCTCATGAAGCCACTGAAGGGCCTGGTGAATGGGCACTATTCAACAACCGGCAATGGCGCCATTCCCATCTAG